A stretch of Arachis hypogaea cultivar Tifrunner chromosome 15, arahy.Tifrunner.gnm2.J5K5, whole genome shotgun sequence DNA encodes these proteins:
- the LOC112749023 gene encoding uncharacterized protein, producing the protein MADVPPPSLSELMRMVTELQQANQRMADENQIMAAQIAELNHVRIEHNDTHHQQPEDNEHHSQPSHVSETVRADEIQPEDKKEESDELVGPFTEEVMNFELPKRFTLPLILTPYDGLGDPKKFLKKFRSIMIVNGASDTVLCRCFPNYLDGPALDWLCALLAGSVSRFQQLAKLFEEHFAGSAIYLHDSDYLNTIKQGQNESLKEYMTHFTKIAISIPDLHPEVHLHAIKSGLRPGKFQETIAVAKPKTLAEFRKKAKGQIDIEELRQARKSDKTIYRDEHKAPSSKQNFKLTPRFDSYTQFNTRREDIIKKILNSKLIKPLRKAGTYQDTKHADKSKYCAFHQKHGHTTDDCVVAKDLLERLARQGHLDKYIGGHIQKRTAISTNSDITEQQHRGKEKVTPNNYEKPRGIINYISGGYAGGGSSSSSRKRSFRAICSLEGPQSEVENSAQLPQVTFTQADFKSNIQNLDDPVVITLQLGDLLVKKVLLDPGSSADVLFYSTFQKMKLSNNILQSTGGDLVGFSGKRVPIMGSVWLQTLLGEHPLSKTCDIQYLVVDCFSPYNLILGRPFLNKFGAIVSTVHLCVKFPLQDDHVVTIHGDHKEVRHCYNVGMKFQIHSKQQVNNVDLTKNSSALADLDPRTDFRE; encoded by the coding sequence ATGGCTGACGTGCCACCTCCTTCCTTGTCCGAGCTTATGCGGATGGTAACCGAGCTACAGCAAGCCAACCAACGAATGGCCGATGAAAATCAGATAATGGCTGCTCAAATCGCTGAACTGAACCATGTTCGGATAGAACATAACGATACTCATCACCAACAGCCAGAGGATAATGAGCATCATTCCCAGCCCTCTCACGTCTCGGAGACTGTCCGAGCTGACGAAATTCAACCCGAAGATAAAAAGGAAGAGTCCGACGAACTTGTAGGACCCTTCACAGAAGAAGTGATGAACTTCGAGTTGCCAAAGAGATTCACCCTGCCACTAATCCTCACACCTTATGATGGGCTCGGAGACCCGAAGAAATTCCTCAAAAAGTTCCGATCAATAATGATCGTCAACGGTGCATCAGATACTGTTTTATGCCGTTGTTTTCCAAATTATTTAGACGgccctgcacttgattggttgtgTGCTTTGCTTGCAGGTTCTGTTTCGCGCTTTCAGCAACTGGCCAAGTTATTCGAGGAACATTTCGCAGGATCTGCAATTTATTTGCACGACTCGGATTATCTTAATACAATCAAGCAAGGACAAAATGAGAGCTTGAAGGAGTACATGACTCATTTTACGAAGATTGCCATAAGCATACCAGACCTTCACCCCGAGGTCCATCTCCACGCGATCAAAAGTGGACTCCGACCAGGAAAGTTCCAAGAAACCATTGCGGTAGCAAAGCCGAAGACCCTTGCCGAGTTCCGCAAAAAAGCTAAAGGTCAAATCGATATCGAGGAACTCAGACAAGCTCGGAAGTCGGACAAAACAATCTACAGAGACGAACATAAGGCGCCGAGCAGTAAGCAAAATTTTAAACTAACCCCTCGGTTTGATTCTTATACGCAGTTCAATACCAGGAGAGAGGACATAATAAAGAAAATCCTGAATTCAAAATTGATCAAGCCTCTGAGAAAGGCTGGCACCTACCAAGATACTAAACACGCAGACAAATCCAAGTATTGCGCATTCCACCAAAAGCACGGTCACACCACCGACGATTGTGTGGTCGCCAAAGACCTCCTAGAGAGATTGGCTCGGCAAGGTCACCTTGACAAGTATATTGGAGGTCACATCCAAAAGCGCACGGCGATCTCTACAAACAGTGACATAACCGAACAGCAACACCGAGGAAAAGAAAAGGTAACGCCAAACAATTACGAAAAGCCTCGGGGAATAATCAATTATATTTCAGGAGGGTACGCCGGTGGAGGATCCTCAAGCTCGTCAAGAAAAAGATCATTCCGAGCAATATGCTCGTTAGAAGGACCGCAAAGCGAGGTTGAGAATTCAGCACAACTCCCACAAGTCACATTTACACAAGCAGACTTTAAGTCTAACATACAGAACCTGGATGATCCCGTGGTTATCACTCTTCAGTTGGGAGACCTACTGGTCAAGAAAGTACTTCTAGATCCTGGAAGCAGCGCAGACGTCTTATTCTATTCGACGTTTCAAAAAATGAAGCTCAGTAACAACATTCTCCAGTCAACAGGGGGAGATCTGGTCGGATTCTCGGGCAAACGAGTTCCAATAATGGGatcagtgtggttacaaaccCTACTGGGTGAGCATCCTCTTTCAAAAACTTGTGATATTCAATATCTAGTAGTAGATTGCTTCAGTCCATATAATCTTATCCTTGGCCGCCCTTTCTTAAACAAGTTCGGCGCCATTGTATCTACAGTACACCTGTGTGTTAAGTTTCCCTTGCAGGACGATCATGTTGTCACAATCCATGGCGATCATAAAGAAGTTCGGCATTGTTACAACGTCGGCATGAAATTCCAAATTCATTCGAAGCAACAAGTTAACAATGTCGATCTTACAAAAAATAGTTCGGCATTAGCCGACCTAGATCCAAGAACAGACTTCCGAGAATGA
- the LOC112750865 gene encoding zinc-finger homeodomain protein 6 has protein sequence MEGGVVPSSSSSSAYRECLRNHAASLGSYATDGCGEFTLDDINGGSNSLQCAACGCHRNFHRKVNNYPQNGTSPSEGTANTAHELMNYSEERAIAEEGIERGIIMGTNNNNININSSSNNKKRFRTKFSEEQKEKMLGFAEKIGWKLQRISKETEDEVERFCRSVGVSRQVFKVWMHNHKNNSSFNSSNSASNGNASSLTQ, from the coding sequence ATGGAAGGAGGAGTAGTACCATCgtcttcttcttcctcagcatATAGAGAGTGCTTGAGGAACCATGCAGCCAGCCTCGGCAGCTATGCCACCGACGGCTGCGGAGAGTTCACCTTGGATGACATCAACGGTGGCAGCAACAGTCTGCAGTGTGCAGCATGTGGCTGCCACCGCAATTTTCATCGCAAGGTGAACAATTACCCTCAGAACGGAACGTCTCCTTCTGAGGGTACTGCAAACACGGCTCACGAGCTCATGAACTACTCAGAAGAGCGCGCCATAGCCGAAGAAGGCATAGAAAGAGGAATAATAATGggaactaataataataatattaatattaatagcagcagcaacaacaaaaaGAGGTTCAGGACGAAATTCAGCGAGGAGCAGAAGGAGAAGATGTTAGGGTTTGCGGAGAAGATTGGTTGGAAGCTTCAAAGAATTAGCAAAGAGACTGAAGATGAAGTTGAGAGGTTCTGTAGAAGTGTTGGTGTGAGTAGACAAGTTTTCAAGGTTTGGATGCATAACCACAAGAACAATTCTTCCTTTAATTCTTCTAATTCTGCTTCCAATGGCAATGCTTCATCTCTCACTCAgtag
- the LOC112749022 gene encoding uncharacterized protein: MEIDYDEEEEEEFDRVLNSTVCLVFQYYNKYIYKRSCMTSTQTGNKWLKEILEGNNSRCCSMFRMEKDVFKRLCYDLETNYGLCASRRISAAEMLAMFLFVLGGENSNKSTKERFQHSGETISRKFEEVLQAVCKMAIDIIQPKDRDFKEVPTKLRNDDRYWPHFKDAIGAIDGTHVPVIVSTEDQIRFIGRKEIPNQNVMVACNFDMEFTFALAGWEGTAHDTRVCLHAIGKYYLVDVGYPEKKGYLGPYKGATYHLPKFRRVNGPSGYYEIYNYAHSSLRSVIERTFGVWKKRWKILRDMPSFSYKKQIQIVIATMALHNYIRRYSTSERKFKKYDQMDVELEEEDGYGDEGEAENGVEKVGDEFLGTMEMAYRKVSRRISWLALAGRR; encoded by the exons ATGGAAATTGATTatgatgaagaggaagaggaagaatttgATCGAGTTTTAAATTCCACAGTATGTTTGGTCTTCCAATATTATAATAAGTATATCTATAAAAGATCATGCATGACTTCTACACAAACAGGAAACAAATGGCTTAAAGAGATATTAGAAGGGAATAATAGTCGTTGTTGCAGCATGTTTAGGATGGAAAAAGATGTTTTTAAAAGACTATGCTATGATTTGGAAACAAACTATGGTTTATGTGCCTCAAGGAGAATAAGTGCTGCAGAAATGCTAGCAATGTTCCTATTTGTACTAGGAGGTGAAAACTCAAATAAGTCAACTAAGGAGCGGTTTCAACATTCTGGTGAAACAATAAGTCGAAAATTTGAAGAAGTGCTACAAGCTGTGTGCAAAATGGCCATAGACATTATACAACCAAAGGATCGTGATTTTAAAGAAGTGCCTACAAAATTAAGGAATGATGATAGATATTGGCCTCACTTTAag GATGCAATTGGTGCTATAGATGGAACTCATGTACCAGTGATTGTGTCTACTGAAGACCAAATTCGATTTATTGGTAGAAAAGAAATTCCAAACCAAAATGTTATGGTTGCATGTAATTTTGATATGGAATTTACTTTTGCTTTGGCCGGTTGGGAAGGGACAGCTCATGACACAAGAGTATGTTTACATGCAATTG GTAAATACTATTTAGTAGATGTAGGCTATCCAGAAAAGAAAGGTTATCTAGGACCATACAAAGGAGCAACATATCATTTGCCAAAATTTCGTCGTGTTAATGGACCTTCTGGATACTACGAAATATATAactatgctcattcttcacttaGAAGCGTGATAGAACGTACATTTGGAGTTTGGAAAAAGAGATGGAAAATTTTACGAGATATGCCTAGTTTTAGCTataaaaaacaaattcaaattgtTATTGCAACAATGGCTCTGCATAACTACATTAGACGTTATTCTACAAGTGAACGtaagtttaaaaaatatgatCAGATGGACGTTgagcttgaagaagaagatggatatggtgatgaaggTGAAGCTGAAAATGGAGTTGAAAAAGTTGGAGATGAGTTTCTTGGAACTATGGAGATG GCATATCGGAAGGTTTCCAGGCGAATAAGTTGGCTTGCTCTTGCAGGAAGGCGGTGA